In Bacillus toyonensis BCT-7112, a single window of DNA contains:
- a CDS encoding ImmA/IrrE family metallo-endopeptidase, translating to MFQSQPYYNTQLEDYIQHLYQSLSIFVPEQIDMMEIAKKLNILLYFAPFGSHAMERNQIANLVLDNRISQQEQWEDFGHETCHILFHTGNQLLMHQMFLEYQEAKAKNFAQQFCVPTFMLRKLPPLQLKAYIISEKFNVTTQFAEKRLLRYKNQLLASKLQNQISQYCNFQK from the coding sequence TTGTTTCAATCGCAACCCTATTACAATACACAACTTGAAGACTATATCCAGCACTTGTACCAATCCTTATCTATTTTTGTTCCCGAGCAAATTGATATGATGGAGATTGCGAAAAAGCTAAACATTTTGCTGTACTTTGCTCCGTTTGGAAGTCATGCAATGGAAAGAAATCAAATAGCTAACTTAGTTCTTGATAATCGTATCTCTCAGCAAGAACAATGGGAGGATTTTGGCCATGAGACCTGTCACATCCTATTTCATACTGGTAATCAATTATTAATGCATCAAATGTTTCTGGAGTACCAAGAAGCAAAGGCTAAAAACTTCGCACAACAATTTTGTGTACCTACTTTTATGTTACGAAAGCTTCCTCCCCTACAGTTAAAAGCATATATAATCTCTGAAAAATTCAATGTAACAACACAATTTGCTGAAAAAAGGCTTTTACGTTATAAAAATCAATTATTAGCAAGTAAATTACAGAATCAAATATCACAATACTGTAACTTTCAAAAATAA
- a CDS encoding helix-turn-helix domain-containing protein, translating into MSESTIGYRIKQLREKRKWSQIEFAKKMGINNSVLSRIESGKRPIEDSLISKAADIFNVSSDYLLGRESDSNNRLFVENLFEDQNLGLWFKDIKDASPEKQEELKQFWEFIKQKENKR; encoded by the coding sequence ATGTCAGAATCCACAATTGGCTATCGAATAAAGCAATTACGTGAAAAAAGAAAATGGTCACAAATAGAATTCGCAAAAAAAATGGGGATTAATAACAGTGTGCTATCCAGAATTGAAAGTGGAAAAAGACCTATTGAGGACTCCTTAATTAGCAAAGCCGCTGACATTTTTAACGTTTCTTCTGACTATCTTCTAGGAAGAGAAAGTGATTCTAATAATAGATTATTTGTGGAAAATCTTTTTGAAGATCAAAACTTAGGTCTCTGGTTTAAAGATATTAAAGACGCCTCTCCAGAGAAACAAGAAGAACTTAAACAATTTTGGGAATTTATCAAACAAAAAGAAAACAAACGTTAA
- a CDS encoding helix-turn-helix domain-containing protein, with the protein MEKLNLDFIQNRRLELQITLLDLAEVLGFKNASTYMKYEKGKYMFKANHLPFIAKVLDCNIEDLFLK; encoded by the coding sequence TTGGAGAAGTTAAATTTGGATTTTATTCAAAATAGACGTTTGGAACTACAGATTACGTTGTTAGATCTAGCAGAAGTGCTTGGTTTTAAGAATGCTTCTACGTATATGAAATACGAAAAAGGAAAGTATATGTTTAAGGCAAATCATTTGCCATTCATAGCAAAAGTATTAGATTGCAATATAGAGGATCTTTTTTTAAAATAA
- a CDS encoding helix-turn-helix domain-containing protein, producing MINFDIESFRQIIREEVQKATEHLQPMKELPPFLTITELMELLHIKRTKASELLNRSDFPVCREAGVLIPTHLFFKWMENHTEWVENNTEYYNPFKESV from the coding sequence ATGATCAATTTCGACATTGAATCATTCCGTCAAATCATCCGTGAAGAAGTGCAAAAAGCAACTGAGCATCTTCAACCAATGAAAGAATTACCACCATTTTTAACTATTACAGAATTAATGGAACTATTACATATTAAACGTACTAAAGCATCTGAGTTATTAAACCGTTCTGATTTTCCAGTATGTCGCGAAGCAGGAGTTCTTATTCCTACACATCTTTTTTTTAAGTGGATGGAAAACCACACTGAATGGGTAGAAAACAATACAGAGTATTACAATCCATTTAAAGAATCCGTCTAA
- a CDS encoding helix-turn-helix domain-containing protein — MSIGKEVAMARKRKGITQEQLSLEIPVSRESLAKYETEQRRLPEDLRKCITEGIDDPQLFFKMWNEATGHVSVPFFNGENIDLHPTSMRYMVNQEINEALKQLDTVCWFKPSQTWSESEKEDLKKVMHEILDATGSMMSLVAVLCDQYGISMKEVFKYWKVSLRARKYIKA, encoded by the coding sequence ATGTCCATAGGAAAAGAAGTTGCTATGGCACGCAAACGAAAGGGAATCACCCAAGAGCAACTCTCCTTAGAAATCCCAGTGAGTCGTGAGTCACTAGCAAAATATGAAACTGAACAACGACGCTTACCAGAAGATTTACGAAAATGCATTACAGAAGGAATTGATGATCCACAGTTATTTTTTAAAATGTGGAATGAAGCAACAGGTCATGTAAGTGTCCCATTCTTTAATGGAGAGAATATAGATCTTCATCCTACAAGCATGAGGTACATGGTCAATCAAGAAATAAATGAAGCTTTGAAACAACTCGATACGGTATGTTGGTTTAAGCCTTCACAAACTTGGTCCGAAAGTGAGAAAGAAGATTTGAAAAAGGTAATGCATGAAATCTTGGATGCTACAGGTTCGATGATGAGCCTCGTAGCGGTCCTATGTGATCAATATGGTATTTCGATGAAAGAAGTCTTTAAGTACTGGAAAGTATCATTACGAGCTAGGAAGTATATAAAAGCTTAA
- a CDS encoding DnaD domain-containing protein, with the protein MAVYRPVQVSYWQDAFVLDLTPEEKYFYLYLMTNSKTSQSGIYELPLRVIEMDTGYNRETVEKLLERFADYGKIYYNKKTKEIMLLNWLKFNAITNLNIEKCVLKEIQNIKCEDFLIDFYETCLDLEQQQDFKIPRIKEYFQARFEWLIRGFEDPMKEKEETKTETKEKEETKTKEEAASCSSDKKVAEENPIAFYEQNFGVLKPFVAEGINAWIEDLNAQLVIKAMKIALEKNAPNMSYVQGILRDWHAKGYKSITDVEAAQTQFRKKYQSRGGRSNTRKEIVPDWLHTQDTEVQSQPVKHDEMDLEAERKRLEQVLAKYKKEA; encoded by the coding sequence ATGGCAGTTTATAGACCTGTTCAAGTTTCATATTGGCAAGATGCTTTCGTTTTAGATCTTACACCGGAGGAAAAATACTTCTACTTATACTTAATGACTAATAGCAAAACTTCTCAGAGTGGTATCTATGAGCTGCCATTACGAGTGATAGAAATGGATACAGGGTATAACCGTGAAACGGTTGAGAAGCTGCTAGAGCGGTTTGCTGATTATGGGAAAATTTATTACAACAAAAAGACGAAAGAAATTATGTTGCTTAATTGGCTTAAATTCAATGCTATTACAAATTTGAATATTGAAAAGTGTGTGTTAAAAGAAATCCAGAATATTAAGTGTGAAGATTTTTTAATTGATTTTTATGAGACATGTTTAGATTTAGAACAGCAGCAAGATTTTAAAATTCCCCGTATTAAGGAATACTTCCAAGCTCGTTTTGAGTGGCTTATAAGGGGCTTCGAAGACCCTATGAAGGAAAAAGAAGAAACAAAAACAGAAACAAAAGAAAAAGAAGAAACAAAAACAAAAGAAGAAGCAGCAAGCTGCTCAAGTGATAAAAAAGTTGCAGAAGAAAATCCAATAGCATTTTATGAGCAAAACTTTGGAGTTCTTAAACCATTTGTGGCTGAAGGGATTAATGCGTGGATTGAAGATTTGAATGCACAGCTTGTTATCAAAGCAATGAAAATAGCTTTAGAAAAGAATGCACCTAATATGTCTTATGTACAAGGTATTTTAAGAGATTGGCATGCTAAGGGGTATAAGAGTATTACTGATGTTGAAGCTGCACAAACTCAATTCCGTAAGAAATATCAGTCTCGTGGTGGGAGAAGTAATACTAGAAAAGAAATCGTCCCTGATTGGTTACATACACAAGATACAGAAGTGCAATCTCAGCCTGTAAAGCACGATGAAATGGATTTAGAAGCTGAACGGAAACGTTTAGAACAAGTATTAGCTAAATATAAAAAAGAGGCTTAG
- a CDS encoding DUF3954 domain-containing protein, whose product MGIIKENLVEMKAEIDLKINGIYVVKNGQVQLIEPPQGGFGEQSFVYQSGKVIRMEERKTQLL is encoded by the coding sequence ATGGGAATTATTAAAGAAAATCTTGTAGAAATGAAAGCTGAAATAGATTTGAAAATAAACGGAATATATGTTGTTAAAAATGGTCAGGTCCAACTAATAGAACCACCCCAAGGTGGATTTGGTGAACAATCATTTGTATATCAAAGTGGAAAAGTAATTCGTATGGAAGAACGAAAAACACAGTTATTATAA